One Luteibacter aegosomaticola genomic window carries:
- the tviB gene encoding Vi polysaccharide biosynthesis UDP-N-acetylglucosamine C-6 dehydrogenase TviB: MDTESRTAGDAVVDAQDASARPYAAPAAFIARALDTLRLGIVGLGYVGLPLAVEFGKKYATLGFDINSRRISELRTGLDVTLEVDSAELGEAQRLRFSSAMHDLAECDTFIVTVPTPIDEARRPDLTPLIRASETLGKVLKRGDVVIYESTVYPGCTEEVCVPILERESGLVFNQDFFAGYSPERINPGDKTHRVTGILKVTSGSTPEVAEFVDALYRSVITAGTHRASSLKVAEAAKVIENTQRDLNIALVNDLAILFNKLGIDTLEVLEAAGTKWNFLPFRPGLVGGHCISVDPYYLTHKAQQVGHHPDVILAGRRTNDGMGPYIASELVRLMVRKGINPVCARVLMLGLAFKENCPDLRNTRVVDIVAALHAYGVTVDVHDPWVRAEEAIHEYGIAPVEAPRQGTYDAVVVAVGHREFAAMGAEGIRAFGKPASVVYDVKYVLPRDAVDGRL; encoded by the coding sequence ATGGATACAGAAAGCCGTACAGCAGGCGATGCCGTCGTCGACGCACAGGACGCCAGCGCGCGCCCTTACGCCGCACCTGCCGCGTTCATCGCCCGCGCGCTCGACACGCTGCGGTTGGGAATCGTTGGCCTGGGCTACGTCGGCCTGCCACTGGCCGTTGAATTCGGCAAGAAATACGCAACCCTCGGATTCGACATAAATTCACGACGCATATCGGAGTTGCGCACCGGCCTCGACGTCACCCTGGAAGTGGATTCCGCCGAGCTCGGCGAAGCCCAGCGCCTGCGCTTTTCCTCGGCCATGCATGATCTCGCCGAATGCGACACCTTCATCGTCACGGTGCCCACGCCGATCGATGAGGCCCGCCGCCCCGACCTCACGCCACTCATCCGCGCGAGCGAGACGCTGGGCAAAGTTCTCAAACGCGGCGACGTCGTGATTTATGAATCGACCGTTTATCCGGGCTGCACCGAAGAAGTTTGCGTGCCCATTCTCGAGCGTGAATCGGGACTCGTTTTCAACCAGGATTTTTTTGCGGGCTACTCGCCGGAGCGGATTAATCCCGGTGACAAGACGCATCGCGTTACGGGAATTCTCAAAGTTACCTCGGGCTCGACCCCCGAAGTCGCCGAATTCGTGGATGCGCTGTACCGGTCGGTGATCACCGCCGGCACCCACCGGGCGAGTTCGCTGAAAGTGGCGGAAGCGGCGAAAGTTATCGAGAACACGCAGCGCGACCTCAACATCGCCCTGGTGAACGACCTCGCCATCCTCTTCAACAAGCTGGGTATCGACACTCTGGAAGTGCTCGAGGCGGCCGGCACCAAATGGAACTTCCTGCCGTTCCGGCCTGGCCTGGTTGGCGGCCACTGCATCAGCGTCGATCCGTATTACCTGACCCACAAAGCCCAGCAGGTGGGCCACCACCCCGACGTGATCCTGGCCGGCCGCCGCACCAATGACGGCATGGGCCCGTATATCGCGAGCGAGCTGGTCCGGCTCATGGTGCGCAAGGGGATCAACCCGGTTTGCGCGCGCGTGCTCATGCTGGGCCTCGCCTTCAAGGAAAACTGCCCCGACCTGCGCAACACCCGTGTCGTGGATATCGTGGCCGCCCTGCATGCCTATGGCGTCACCGTGGATGTGCACGACCCGTGGGTGCGCGCCGAAGAGGCCATCCATGAATACGGCATCGCCCCCGTCGAGGCACCCCGCCAGGGCACCTACGACGCGGTCGTCGTCGCCGTCGGCCACCGTGAATTCGCCGCCATGGGCGCAGAAGGCATCCGCGCCTTCGGTAAACCGGCGTCGGTGGTCTACGACGTGAAGTACGTCCTCCCCCGCGACGCGGTGGACGGCAGGCTCTGA
- a CDS encoding 4'-phosphopantetheinyl transferase family protein yields the protein MSRDRKQVFVEEVGELIRASGFGAARAHEASVLVFDTKAFASQVAAAGELLDRTERTRAARFRYQSDRATYTLAHAVWRIAIGQCIDAAPEDVPLAATAEGKPHLPGVAFSTSLSHSGSMVALSVSTAATIGVDIEVVPAKIDLDALVPMFCTRREAMDVHGLRPACRARRLMELWTRKEALLKAFGVGFRTDPATTPAPPSELQMPPPDAFFAPPCHTRNLGDADQWIAAVATPAAVREARVHLL from the coding sequence ATGAGCCGCGACCGCAAGCAGGTGTTTGTCGAAGAGGTCGGCGAGCTCATCCGCGCGAGTGGCTTCGGCGCAGCCCGTGCGCATGAAGCCAGCGTGCTCGTCTTCGATACGAAGGCGTTCGCCAGCCAGGTGGCCGCGGCGGGCGAACTGCTCGACCGGACGGAACGCACGCGGGCCGCCCGCTTCCGCTACCAGAGCGACCGTGCCACCTACACGCTCGCCCACGCCGTATGGCGCATCGCCATCGGCCAATGCATCGATGCCGCACCCGAGGACGTACCACTCGCGGCCACGGCCGAAGGCAAACCCCACCTGCCCGGCGTCGCCTTTTCCACCAGCCTCAGCCATAGCGGCAGCATGGTGGCGCTTTCGGTCTCGACGGCCGCGACCATCGGCGTCGATATCGAAGTGGTGCCGGCGAAGATCGACCTGGATGCGCTGGTGCCCATGTTCTGCACCCGCCGCGAAGCGATGGACGTGCACGGCCTGCGCCCCGCATGTCGCGCACGCCGGCTGATGGAACTGTGGACGCGCAAGGAAGCCTTGCTGAAAGCCTTTGGCGTGGGCTTCCGTACCGATCCCGCGACGACACCCGCACCGCCGAGCGAGCTGCAGATGCCGCCGCCCGATGCGTTTTTCGCGCCGCCGTGCCACACCCGCAACCTCGGCGACGCCGACCAATGGATCGCCGCCGTGGCAACGCCAGCGGCCGTGCGCGAGGCCCGTGTGCATCTGTTGTGA
- a CDS encoding response regulator transcription factor yields MSARTYIGSVRVALLDDHALVLKGLVAHLKAYPSLTIAGSSPNSQHFRALLASMPVDVALIDYSLAADDPDGVTLVRSLRAAFPRMKVVVVSAFDDGPLVRRLLAAGAHGFVGKSQDPDDVIRAIDAAMTGRVYVPPALERVLEYGTDPKLSPKETDVIHHLLEGMTVTQIAEKFGRSLKTISAQKSSAFRKLGIGSDNQLYAMRDHVRALEGGAE; encoded by the coding sequence ATGTCCGCGCGCACTTACATCGGGTCGGTACGCGTGGCCTTGCTGGACGACCATGCGCTCGTCCTTAAAGGGCTGGTCGCGCACCTCAAGGCCTATCCGTCGCTCACCATCGCGGGCAGTTCTCCGAACAGCCAGCATTTCCGTGCGCTGCTCGCGTCCATGCCTGTCGATGTGGCTCTTATCGATTATTCGCTCGCGGCGGATGACCCGGATGGCGTGACCCTCGTGCGCTCGTTACGCGCGGCGTTCCCGCGCATGAAGGTGGTCGTGGTCTCGGCCTTTGACGATGGCCCGCTCGTTCGCCGGCTCCTTGCCGCAGGCGCGCATGGGTTCGTCGGTAAAAGCCAGGACCCCGATGATGTGATCCGTGCGATCGATGCGGCCATGACCGGCCGCGTATACGTACCACCCGCGCTGGAGCGCGTACTGGAATACGGGACGGATCCCAAGCTCTCTCCCAAGGAGACCGATGTGATCCATCACTTGCTCGAAGGCATGACCGTCACGCAGATCGCCGAAAAATTCGGGCGCAGCCTGAAGACGATCAGCGCCCAGAAATCATCAGCCTTCCGCAAGCTTGGCATCGGGAGCGACAACCAGCTTTACGCCATGCGCGATCACGTTCGGGCGCTGGAGGGCGGTGCGGAGTGA
- a CDS encoding GMC oxidoreductase, with translation MILDYLDGSVPTDHQADLCVIGAGPAGIAIARAFLGTQVRVLLVESGGLAGEDRSQALYEGTAVGGAPFDMAHSRMRVFGGSCTLWGGGCIPFADTDLEPREWVPESGWPLRYADLAPWYTKARDFCQIDPTHTFGPGQFDGPTQRQPLDLDPEALANLLFARSPILFGEAYRDEMRTAPNITVLLHANLMELEANASATAVVRARIGSLSGRRGHINARHFVLAAGGIENARLLLLSDSVAPCGLGNDRDLVGRYFMDHPRGTIGSVHSRSPDTLTRPYERTIGKVRLPVAAEIGLASDAQRRHRILNGRVHPFAVEGELPKGIRALRNVRAALRPPSRDEATVLEARLSAAMSNGPTATAVAVPPNLAMSAVSLGLHIGDVIRAAAQKVADKPTVRSERVELVGFFEQAPNRDSRITLGNTRDALGLRRVNVDWRLTELDRYTYRTLTTLAGKPLADACGGTFEVAPWANDATAAPEVFGTAHHMGTTRMSTDANSGVVDTDGKVHGVHNLHVAGSSVFPTSGWAFPTFTLVALSLRLADHLRVLLAACEGSGLT, from the coding sequence GTGATCCTCGATTACCTTGACGGGTCGGTCCCTACCGACCATCAGGCCGACCTGTGCGTGATTGGCGCCGGGCCGGCCGGCATCGCTATCGCCCGCGCCTTCCTGGGCACCCAGGTGCGCGTGCTGCTGGTGGAAAGTGGCGGCCTGGCCGGTGAAGACCGCAGCCAGGCGCTCTATGAAGGCACCGCCGTGGGTGGCGCGCCGTTCGACATGGCGCATTCGCGCATGCGCGTGTTTGGTGGCAGTTGCACCCTATGGGGTGGTGGCTGCATTCCCTTCGCGGATACCGACCTGGAACCACGTGAGTGGGTCCCTGAAAGCGGCTGGCCGCTGCGCTATGCCGATCTGGCACCGTGGTATACGAAGGCACGCGACTTCTGCCAGATCGACCCCACGCATACGTTCGGCCCAGGGCAATTCGACGGCCCGACACAACGCCAGCCGCTGGATCTCGATCCCGAGGCGCTGGCAAACCTCCTGTTCGCGCGCAGCCCCATCCTTTTCGGCGAAGCCTACCGGGACGAGATGCGCACCGCGCCCAATATCACCGTGCTCCTGCACGCGAACCTGATGGAACTCGAGGCCAACGCCTCGGCCACCGCGGTGGTTCGCGCGCGGATCGGCTCGCTGAGCGGCCGCCGTGGCCACATCAACGCGCGCCACTTCGTGCTCGCGGCGGGTGGCATCGAGAATGCCCGCCTCCTGCTGCTGTCCGATAGCGTCGCGCCCTGCGGCCTCGGCAACGATCGTGATCTCGTCGGCCGCTATTTCATGGACCATCCGCGCGGGACGATCGGCAGCGTGCACTCGCGCTCACCCGACACGCTCACGCGCCCGTACGAGCGCACCATCGGCAAGGTACGCCTGCCGGTCGCTGCCGAGATCGGCCTGGCCTCCGACGCCCAGCGCCGTCACCGCATCCTGAATGGCCGCGTCCACCCGTTCGCCGTGGAAGGCGAGCTGCCCAAAGGCATCCGCGCCCTGCGCAATGTCCGTGCGGCGCTGCGTCCGCCGAGCCGTGATGAAGCCACGGTGCTCGAGGCCCGTCTTTCGGCGGCCATGAGCAATGGCCCGACCGCCACCGCCGTCGCCGTCCCGCCCAATCTCGCCATGAGCGCCGTCAGCCTCGGGCTGCATATCGGCGACGTGATCCGTGCCGCCGCGCAGAAAGTGGCCGACAAGCCCACCGTGCGCAGTGAACGCGTCGAGCTGGTCGGCTTCTTCGAGCAAGCCCCCAACCGCGATTCACGCATCACGCTCGGCAACACCCGCGACGCGCTCGGCCTGCGCCGGGTGAACGTGGACTGGCGCCTCACCGAACTCGACCGCTACACGTACCGCACGCTCACAACCCTGGCCGGCAAGCCGCTCGCCGATGCCTGCGGAGGGACGTTCGAAGTCGCGCCGTGGGCCAACGACGCGACGGCGGCACCGGAAGTCTTCGGCACGGCCCACCACATGGGCACCACGCGCATGTCGACCGACGCCAACTCGGGCGTGGTAGATACGGACGGCAAGGTGCATGGCGTGCACAACCTCCACGTCGCCGGCAGCTCGGTATTCCCCACCAGCGGCTGGGCGTTTCCCACGTTCACCCTGGTGGCACTCAGCCTCCGCCTGGCCGATCACCTTCGCGTGCTGCTCGCGGCGTGCGAGGGTAGCGGGCTCACCTGA
- a CDS encoding TIGR03013 family XrtA/PEP-CTERM system glycosyltransferase, with translation MFRLFRQPIVRWLTLLGVVELLLLALSLNLATWIRFAPSPEDLQASNQTVIARAVMFAVVIFLGMAALGEYRGNLRMSWRGQLARHAIAFILGGLALIVGYYVIPQAYVGRGVLGMGLVFGFLTTAGFRGLFMRLVEMDALKRRVLILGAGERAAQIHNRMRRRSDRRGFFLVGYVPGPSDTPQVPEPLLMARDIPLADLARRERISEIVVGVDDRRGSLPMDDLLACRQLGVQITDLTTFVEREAGRVQLTMLDPSWLVFSGGFNATPFALFAKRAFDILASLAIALLCWPLMLCVALCIRLESGRGQPIFYRQERVGEQGRTFWLYKFRSMRTDAEMDGVARWAKANDDRVTRVGKICRKLRFDELPQLWNVVRGDMSIVGPRPERPQFVSDLEGKIRYYNLRHSIKPGLAGWAQLCYSYGASEEDAAEKLKYDLFYVKNHSLFLDLVILIETVEVVIFGRGAR, from the coding sequence ATGTTCCGTCTCTTCCGGCAGCCGATCGTTCGCTGGCTAACGCTCCTCGGCGTCGTGGAGCTATTGCTCCTCGCGCTCTCGCTTAACCTCGCCACGTGGATCCGCTTCGCGCCTTCGCCGGAAGACCTGCAGGCGTCGAATCAAACGGTGATCGCACGCGCGGTGATGTTCGCCGTGGTGATCTTCCTCGGCATGGCAGCGCTCGGCGAGTACCGCGGCAACCTGCGCATGAGCTGGCGCGGCCAACTGGCCCGGCATGCGATCGCCTTCATCCTTGGCGGCCTTGCACTGATCGTTGGTTACTACGTGATCCCGCAGGCCTACGTCGGCCGCGGCGTGCTCGGCATGGGCCTCGTCTTCGGCTTCCTCACGACCGCCGGCTTCCGCGGCCTGTTCATGCGCCTGGTGGAGATGGATGCGCTGAAGCGCCGCGTCCTGATCCTTGGCGCGGGCGAACGTGCTGCACAGATTCATAACCGCATGCGCCGCCGTTCCGATCGCCGCGGCTTCTTCCTGGTCGGCTATGTGCCCGGCCCGAGCGATACCCCGCAGGTCCCCGAGCCGCTGCTCATGGCGCGCGATATCCCGCTGGCCGATCTGGCACGGCGCGAGCGCATCAGCGAGATCGTCGTCGGCGTGGACGACCGGCGCGGTTCGCTCCCCATGGACGACCTGCTCGCCTGCCGCCAGCTCGGCGTGCAGATCACGGACCTCACCACCTTTGTGGAACGCGAGGCCGGCCGCGTGCAGCTCACCATGCTCGACCCGTCGTGGCTGGTGTTCTCCGGTGGCTTCAATGCCACGCCGTTCGCGCTGTTCGCCAAGCGCGCCTTCGATATCCTCGCCTCGCTCGCCATCGCCCTGCTCTGCTGGCCGCTGATGCTGTGCGTGGCCCTGTGCATCCGGCTCGAATCCGGCCGCGGCCAGCCCATCTTCTACCGGCAGGAGCGAGTGGGCGAGCAAGGCCGCACCTTCTGGCTCTACAAGTTCCGCAGCATGCGCACCGATGCCGAAATGGACGGCGTGGCACGCTGGGCCAAGGCCAACGACGACCGCGTGACCCGCGTAGGCAAGATCTGCCGCAAGCTGCGCTTCGATGAGCTGCCGCAGCTGTGGAACGTGGTGCGCGGCGATATGAGCATCGTCGGCCCGCGCCCGGAACGACCGCAGTTCGTGTCGGATCTGGAAGGCAAGATCCGCTATTACAACCTGCGCCATAGCATCAAACCCGGCCTGGCCGGCTGGGCGCAGCTTTGCTATTCGTACGGCGCGTCGGAAGAAGACGCCGCCGAGAAGCTCAAGTACGACCTGTTCTACGTGAAGAACCACAGCCTGTTCCTCGACCTGGTGATCCTGATCGAGACGGTGGAAGTGGTGATCTTCGGCCGTGGCGCGCGCTAA